In one window of Zhihengliuella sp. ISTPL4 DNA:
- the tsf gene encoding translation elongation factor Ts, with protein MANFTIADLKALREQLGTGMVDTKKALEEADGDVEKATEILRLKGAKGNAKRADRSTSEGLVVAREQDGAVTLVELACETDFVAKNERFIALADKVADAVAAVKADSVEAALAAPAGDKTVEQLISEEAAIIGEKVELRRVRTVTGDSVEVYLHRTSKDLPPQIGVVVAYTGDDAATARSIAQHISFANPSYLSREDVPADAVEKEREIVTEISRNEGKPEAALPKIVEGRVAAFIKQVALLEQDYAKDNKLSVAQVAKDAGITVTDFARFKVGA; from the coding sequence ATGGCCAACTTCACCATCGCCGACCTCAAGGCGCTGCGTGAGCAGCTCGGCACGGGAATGGTCGACACCAAGAAGGCGCTCGAGGAGGCTGACGGCGACGTCGAGAAGGCCACCGAGATCCTGCGCCTGAAGGGTGCCAAGGGCAACGCGAAGCGCGCCGACCGTTCGACCAGCGAGGGCCTCGTCGTCGCTCGCGAGCAGGACGGCGCCGTGACGCTCGTCGAGCTCGCCTGCGAGACCGACTTCGTCGCGAAGAACGAGCGCTTCATCGCGCTGGCCGACAAGGTCGCCGACGCCGTCGCCGCCGTGAAGGCCGACTCGGTCGAGGCCGCCCTGGCCGCTCCGGCGGGCGACAAGACCGTCGAGCAGCTCATCTCGGAAGAGGCCGCCATCATCGGCGAGAAGGTCGAGCTCCGTCGCGTGCGCACCGTCACCGGTGACAGCGTCGAGGTCTACCTGCACCGCACGAGCAAGGACCTGCCGCCGCAGATCGGTGTCGTCGTCGCGTACACGGGTGACGACGCCGCGACCGCGCGCAGCATCGCCCAGCACATCTCGTTCGCGAACCCGTCGTACCTGTCCCGCGAGGACGTTCCGGCGGACGCGGTCGAGAAGGAGCGCGAGATCGTCACCGAGATCTCCCGCAACGAGGGCAAGCCCGAGGCCGCCCTGCCGAAGATCGTCGAGGGCCGTGTCGCTGCGTTCATCAAGCAGGTCGCCCTGCTCGAGCAGGACTACGCGAAGGACAACAAGCTCTCCGTCGCCCAGGTCGCGAAGGAC